The region CAGAAAACCGCGCCAACGCCAGCGGATCTCAATCAGGTCCGCCAAGGACGTATTTAAGCAGGGCTGTATCGCTCTGAAGCCACCCGAGCGGTTTTGTAGCCATGTCAGGTCGCGGCAAGGGCGGTAAGGGCCTGGGCAAGGGCGGCGCCAAGCGGCACCGCAAGGTCCTGCGCGACAACATCCAGGGCATCACCAAGCCCGCCATCCGGCGCCTGGCCCGCCGCGGCGGCGTCAAGCGCATCTCGGGCCTCATCTACGAGGAGACCCGCGGCGTGCTGAAGGTCTTCCTGGAGAACGTGATCCGCGACGCCGTCACGTACACGGAGCACGCCAAGCGCAAGACGGTCACGGCCATGGACGTGGTGTACGCGCTCAAGCGCCAGGGCCGCACGCTCTACGGCTTCGGCGGCTGAGCACCCCgcgccctcccccaccaccaacaAAGGCCCTTTTCAGGGCCGCCCACAAAATCACCAAAGAGCTGGACCTTTTTGGCAACAATGTACAGTGTTTCCCCAACTTGGCAATAGTCCATCTACCCACCAGGTGCTGTTTCCTGGTAGCATCCTTGCACAGTAGGCAGGCTCTGAAGTTGGCATAAAAAAGAACCTTATTCCTTTGTGCATGCAAAGGCCAATGGCCGTTAGACCCGTTACAAAGCCAAGCCTCCCTCGGACGTCCCTAGAAACCCAGCTGGGTGGGAGACCTCCACTGCACCTGGGGTCTCATCACTTGTGACTTGATAAAATGGTGTTTTGACAGGAAGCTCCCAGTGGGCAACTGAATAGTACTGTTTCTTGGCCAGTCATGTACTGACCAAAATTGTTTGGTAATTGACCCCAAAGTATAGAGTCAGTAACCTGGTGATGAACTTGGTTGTTAACCTGTTGTGTAGGAAGTAATTGGGAGGCTGGGGCGTGCCCAAGGTACAGACAACCCAAAATAGTTTGTAATGTTGAGAGCCTCCTGCTGCGGGGTGAGGCCTGTTCATCCTGGTCTTTAGGCGGTCTGGGGTCCTCTCACTGCCGGCGAGGGTCACCGAAGGGCTGGCTGCCATGCCAGGCTAGATGAGCGCCACTGGGCGTCAGTCTCAAGTCCAAGCTCAGCACAGCAGCCCACATCGCCAAGCAACGCAAGGGCTGTCGTTCATTCTATATAAgttaaagccattttttttttgccttcatttTTGTACATCTTATCAGAATGTCCTAACTGTACAAGTCAGTCCAGAAAGAGGAAGACGTGAGCCATGACGAAGGACATGATGGTCACACTGCAGTGTTCCAACAGACTTTCATTGTCCTCCAAACCA is a window of Jaculus jaculus isolate mJacJac1 chromosome 13, mJacJac1.mat.Y.cur, whole genome shotgun sequence DNA encoding:
- the LOC101594823 gene encoding histone H4; this encodes MSGRGKGGKGLGKGGAKRHRKVLRDNIQGITKPAIRRLARRGGVKRISGLIYEETRGVLKVFLENVIRDAVTYTEHAKRKTVTAMDVVYALKRQGRTLYGFGG